One Caldivirga sp. genomic region harbors:
- a CDS encoding NAD(P)-dependent oxidoreductase, translated as MQYLKLPDRVSTIDELEDLLSTPYPETISDLSEVDGDIMILGAGGKIGPSLSIMAAKTIRASGLKRRVIAVSRFSRGELPSRLKEMGIDVISADLTNEDDVAKLPDAENVIFMVGRKFGTSSEPELTWITNTYVPALVAKRFPKSRFIVFSTGNVYPLVPVHSGGASESTKTGPIGEYAWAALARERIFNYFFKINGNKAVIIRLNYANELRYGVLLDIALKVAKGEPIDLSMGYVNVIWQGDVNNMVLRSLKYAQNPPLVLNITGPETVPVRWIAEEFGKLLGKEPILTGNESDTALLSNASRAFELFGYPRVTLRHMIKWIAYWVTEGKPIYNLPTHYEVRTGEY; from the coding sequence GTGCAGTACTTGAAGTTACCTGATAGGGTGAGTACTATTGATGAACTTGAGGATTTACTGTCGACACCATACCCTGAAACCATAAGTGACCTAAGTGAAGTTGACGGTGACATAATGATACTTGGCGCTGGTGGTAAGATAGGCCCATCATTAAGCATAATGGCGGCTAAAACTATTAGGGCTAGTGGCCTTAAGAGGAGGGTAATTGCAGTTTCCAGGTTCAGTAGGGGTGAATTACCCAGTAGGCTTAAGGAAATGGGTATTGATGTTATAAGCGCTGACTTAACCAATGAAGATGATGTTGCTAAGTTACCTGACGCTGAGAATGTAATATTCATGGTCGGTAGGAAGTTTGGGACAAGTAGCGAACCTGAATTAACCTGGATAACTAACACCTACGTACCTGCACTAGTGGCTAAGAGGTTCCCTAAGTCTAGGTTCATAGTATTCTCAACAGGTAACGTTTACCCCCTAGTACCAGTGCATTCCGGTGGTGCTAGTGAGTCAACTAAGACTGGGCCGATTGGTGAATATGCGTGGGCAGCATTAGCAAGGGAGAGAATCTTCAACTATTTCTTTAAAATTAATGGCAATAAGGCTGTTATAATCAGGCTAAACTACGCGAATGAACTTAGGTATGGTGTTTTACTTGATATAGCATTGAAGGTTGCTAAAGGTGAACCTATTGATTTATCAATGGGCTATGTTAATGTTATTTGGCAAGGTGACGTAAACAATATGGTGCTTAGATCCCTTAAGTATGCTCAAAACCCACCATTAGTACTCAACATCACTGGACCAGAAACAGTTCCAGTTAGGTGGATTGCTGAGGAATTCGGTAAATTACTTGGTAAAGAACCCATACTTACCGGTAATGAATCCGATACTGCCCTACTTAGTAATGCCTCAAGGGCCTTTGAATTATTTGGCTACCCAAGGGTTACTTTAAGGCACATGATTAAGTGGATTGCGTACTGGGTCACTGAAGGTAAGCCAATATACAACCTACCCACTCACTATGAGGTTAGGACTGGGGAATACTAG
- a CDS encoding SLC13 family permease yields the protein MHITFGLTFTQYYVISILILSTILLLLRVIRHDIVGLLTIVLLTIGGVVPVDDALSFFGSTAIIVLASIMVISKVLEESGFIDRLADDSTRYLKNSIILILVILTIVSFASGFISDVALTAIFIPYMYVVSRNLKKRISKFMIPLSYAAIVGGRYTIFGTSTNLFIDQLWFEKFNEYLSVFQFIKVGIAIIAVSIPTLLFIYLIMPSRENIVTSIEDLKVGGYIIEAEVDNQCEWVGKTRSYIEKNYNVKIRAILPRRMARRRVITGGMTLVLEVPVEKIPSLTSIGGLKITPIEESKQAGELTEVLVPNGSRLIGSNISSEYVMSRYGVSVIGISSSGRRIYGRISHMTIKPGDALLLMGNEDSVSRFMSDYGLLPLGAKGARIFNVRKGMAALVALIAATVLSLIGFNTALSFMLATVALIISGAANYRRIYQYIEWPILVFMVGYLSLGYAIESSGLSSLIFNLIRGNLVALFLLTSLLANFINNMAAAAIMGPVALSFRNPLEALTIVAMASSSTFLTPYSHPANLLVYNIGSYKVKDYLIAGSIMLVVVMIVSLIIIKAA from the coding sequence ATGCACATAACCTTTGGTTTAACATTTACGCAGTACTACGTTATCTCAATTCTCATATTATCCACAATACTTCTGCTACTTAGAGTCATTAGGCATGATATAGTGGGTTTATTAACCATTGTGCTCCTTACAATCGGTGGTGTAGTACCAGTTGATGATGCATTATCGTTCTTTGGTTCCACCGCTATTATAGTATTGGCCAGTATAATGGTAATTAGTAAGGTTCTTGAAGAGTCTGGGTTCATAGATAGGTTGGCTGATGATTCAACACGATACCTTAAGAACAGTATCATCCTTATTCTAGTAATACTTACCATAGTTTCATTCGCATCAGGTTTTATCAGTGATGTTGCGTTAACGGCAATATTCATACCTTACATGTATGTGGTTTCCAGGAACCTGAAGAAGAGGATCTCGAAGTTCATGATTCCATTATCTTACGCTGCTATAGTTGGTGGTAGGTACACTATCTTTGGAACCTCCACAAACCTCTTCATTGATCAATTATGGTTTGAGAAATTTAATGAGTACTTATCTGTTTTTCAATTCATTAAAGTAGGGATTGCGATAATTGCAGTATCAATACCCACGCTCCTATTCATATACTTAATAATGCCCAGTAGGGAAAACATTGTAACTAGCATAGAGGACCTTAAGGTCGGTGGATACATAATAGAGGCTGAGGTTGACAACCAATGTGAATGGGTCGGTAAGACCCGCTCATATATTGAGAAAAATTATAACGTTAAGATTAGGGCAATCCTACCTAGAAGAATGGCCAGGAGACGTGTAATAACTGGTGGCATGACCCTAGTGCTTGAGGTGCCTGTTGAGAAGATACCATCATTGACCTCAATAGGTGGATTAAAGATAACGCCAATCGAGGAGTCAAAGCAAGCTGGAGAGTTAACAGAGGTTTTAGTCCCAAATGGTTCAAGGTTAATCGGTTCCAATATATCAAGTGAATACGTCATGAGTAGATACGGTGTAAGCGTAATAGGTATTTCATCAAGTGGGAGGAGGATATACGGTAGGATAAGCCACATGACTATTAAACCTGGTGATGCATTACTATTAATGGGTAATGAGGATTCAGTTTCAAGATTCATGAGCGACTATGGTTTATTACCACTTGGCGCAAAGGGTGCTAGAATATTTAATGTGAGGAAGGGTATGGCAGCCCTAGTGGCTTTGATTGCTGCGACAGTTCTCTCCTTAATAGGATTCAACACTGCTTTGTCATTCATGTTAGCAACAGTGGCGTTAATAATCAGTGGCGCGGCTAATTATAGGAGGATATACCAGTACATAGAATGGCCTATACTAGTTTTCATGGTTGGATACTTATCGTTAGGTTACGCTATTGAATCATCAGGCTTATCCTCACTAATATTTAATCTGATAAGAGGTAACCTAGTTGCATTATTCCTATTAACATCACTCTTGGCTAACTTCATTAATAATATGGCTGCCGCAGCAATAATGGGGCCTGTTGCATTAAGCTTTAGGAATCCACTTGAAGCCTTAACAATAGTTGCAATGGCATCATCATCAACGTTCCTAACACCCTACAGTCACCCAGCCAACCTACTCGTGTACAATATTGGGAGTTACAAGGTTAAGGACTATTTAATAGCGGGCTCAATAATGCTTGTAGTAGTGATGATAGTATCACTTATAATTATTAAAGCTGCATAA
- a CDS encoding MBL fold metallo-hydrolase: MVEWVNLTVINDNKPNPPLLNDWGWSVLVETDQWTLLYDADTESRIMENNINVLGINLSKVDAAFLSHYHRDHYGGFEYIGKVRSGLIVYVPETDKVLTKWGLTPVTVNSPREILKDAVTTGTMRGMGINEHSLVVKLSNYGSVVIVGCSHPGIDNIVRKVHEMFGNIYLVIGGFHEPSRRQLDVVAEYSRYICPAHCSGDEARNYVKSNYSNKYCNVKTGISTKLPAL; the protein is encoded by the coding sequence ATGGTTGAGTGGGTGAATCTTACAGTAATCAACGATAATAAGCCTAATCCACCACTACTGAATGATTGGGGATGGAGTGTTTTAGTTGAGACTGATCAATGGACCTTACTGTATGATGCCGATACTGAGTCAAGAATTATGGAAAATAACATTAATGTCTTAGGTATTAATCTCAGCAAAGTAGATGCAGCATTCCTAAGCCACTACCACCGGGATCACTATGGTGGTTTTGAGTACATTGGTAAGGTTAGGAGTGGTCTCATTGTTTATGTACCTGAGACTGATAAGGTGCTGACTAAGTGGGGTCTTACCCCAGTTACTGTTAATTCGCCTAGGGAGATACTGAAGGACGCAGTGACTACAGGTACTATGAGGGGCATGGGTATTAATGAGCATTCTCTAGTAGTTAAATTAAGTAACTATGGTTCAGTGGTGATTGTAGGCTGTTCCCACCCTGGTATTGATAATATTGTTAGGAAAGTACATGAAATGTTCGGTAACATATACTTAGTAATTGGTGGATTCCATGAACCATCAAGGCGTCAACTTGATGTTGTTGCAGAATACTCAAGATACATATGTCCAGCCCACTGTTCTGGTGATGAGGCAAGAAACTATGTGAAGAGCAATTATTCAAATAAGTATTGCAATGTTAAAACAGGGATTAGTACTAAGTTACCTGCATTATAG